A genomic segment from Glycine soja cultivar W05 chromosome 20, ASM419377v2, whole genome shotgun sequence encodes:
- the LOC114402471 gene encoding PH, RCC1 and FYVE domains-containing protein 1-like, which yields MADLVSYRNADRDIDQALIALKKGAQLLKYGRKGKPKFCPFRLSNDESSLIWISSSGERNLKLSSVSRIIPGQRTAVFQRYLRPEKDYLSFSLIYNNGKRSLDLICKDKVEVEVWIAGLKALISSGQGGRSKIDGWSDGGLHLDDSRDLTSNSPSESSVSASRDLSSPDVYVSLANTSPHSFHSENTLNFERSHAPSNPSNMQVKGSSSDVFRVSVSSAPSTSSHGSAPDDYDALGDVYIWGEVICENVVKVGAEKSASYFSPRTDILLPRPLESNVVLDVLQIACGVKHAALVTRQGELFTWGEESGGRLGHGVGKNVVQPRLVEAMASTTVDFVACGEFHTCAVTMAGELYTWGDGTHNAGLLGHGTDVSHWIPKRIAGPLEGLQVALVTCGPWHTALITSTGQLFTFGDGTFGVLGHGDRENVSYPREVESLSGLRTIAVACGVWHTAAIIEVIVTQSSASVSSGKLFTWGDGDKNRLGHGDKDARLEPTCVPSLIEDNFHRIACGHSLTVGLTTSGRVFTMGSTVYGQLGNPQSDGKLPCLVEDKFAGESVEEIACGAYHVAVLTSKNEVFTWGKGANGRLGHGDVEDRKSPTLVEALKDRHVKYIACGSNYSSAICLHKWVSGAEQSQCSACRQAFGFTRKRHNCYNCGLVHCHSCSSRKALRAALAPNPGKPYRVCDSCFVKLNKVAELGNNNRRNAMPRLSGENKDRLEKPELRLTKTAVPSNMDLIKQLDSKAAKQGKKADTFSLVRTSQPQSLLQLKDVVLSTAIDLKRTAPRPVLTSSGVSSRSVSPFSRRPSPPRSATPIPTTSGLSFSKSITDSLKKTNELLNQEVLKLRGQVETLRQRCELQELELQRSTKKAQEAMAVAAEESAKSKAAKEVIKSLTAQLKNLSERLPPGAYDAENIRPAYLPNGLEPNGIRYPDLNGEHHTRAESISGSSLASIGLESSLMNRTDGTLPGSYGANHYQQNRGSVTSNGTDDYPNVKLPNGSGMIQPSSSTVSDTVDGGRDSGDFQDDESGLRSRNAIVPANSNQVEAEWIEQYEPGVYITLVALRDGTRDLKRVRFSRRRFGEHQAETWWSENRDRVYKRYNV from the exons ATGGCAGATCTTGTTAGCTACAGGAATGCCGACCGTGACATCGACCAA GCATTGATTGCTTTGAAAAAGGGTGCTCAACTACTTAAATATGGTCGTAAGGGAAAACCTAAGTTTTGTCCGTTTAGACTTTCCAAT GATGAATCATCTTTAATCTGGATATCAAGTAGTGGAGAAAGAAATCTGAAGCTATCTTCAGTCTCAAGAATTATTCCTGGACAAAGAACT GCTGTTTTCCAACGATATCTGCGTCCTGAGAAGGACTATCTATCTTTTTCACTTATTTATAACAACGGGAAGCGATCCCTTGATTTG ATTTGCAAGGATAAAGTTGAGGTAGAAGTGTGGATTGCTGGTCTTAAGGCGCTGATATCTTCCGGTCAAGGTGGGCGTTCCAAAATTGATGGATGGAGTGATGGAGGCCTACATCTTGAT GACAGTAGAGACTTGACATCAAATAGTCCTAGTGAAAGTTCAGTTAGTGCTTCACGAGACCTCAGTTCTCCAGACGTTTATGTTAGTCTGGCAAATACTTCTCCACATTCCTTTCACTCTGAGAatactttaaattttgaaaggTCACATGCACCATCAAACCCATCAAATATGCAAGTGAAAGGATCTAGTTCAGATGTTTTTCGTGTTAGTGTCTCAAGTGCACCCAGCACATCCAGTCATGGATCTGCACCTGATGATTATGATGCTCTTGGGGATGTATACATATGGGGGGAGGTTATCTGTGAGAATGTTGTGAAAGTTGGTGCTGAGAAAAGTGCTAGTTATTTTAGCCCAAGGACAGATATTCTCCTCCCCAGGCCATTGGAGTCCAATGTGGTTTTAGATGTGCTTCAAATAGCATGTGGTGTTAAACATGCTGCTCTAGTCACAAGGCAAGGTGAACTTTTTACATGGGGTGAAGAATCTGGAGGACGCCTTGGCCATGGTGTTGGGAAGAATGTGGTTCAACCTCGTCTAGTTGAAGCAATGGCTTCTACAACTGTTGATTTTGTTGCCTGTGGGGAGTTCCATACCTGTGCTGTTACAATGGCTGGGGAACTATATACATGGGGTGATGGTACTCATAATGCTGGGCTTCTTGGTCATGGCACTGATGTTAGTCATTGGATACCAAAGAGAATTGCAGGTCCACTAGAGGGGCTTCAAGTTGCTTTAGTCACTTGTGGTCCATGGCACACAGCCTTGATAACTTCAACTGGGCAGCTCTTCACATTTGGTGATGGAACATTTGGTGTCTTAGGCCATGGAGATAGGGAAAATGTTTCGTATCCTAGAGAAGTAGAATCTTTATCTGGGTTGAGGACAATAGCTGTTGCTTGTGGAGTGTGGCATACTGCAGCTATCATAGAGGTTATTGTGACACAATCAAGTGCTAGCGTATCATCAGGTAAATTGTTTACTTGGGGTGACGGAGATAAAAACCGCCTTGGACACGGAGACAAGGACGCCCGGCTTGAACCAACTTGTGTACCTTCACTTATTGAAGACAATTTTCATAGAATTGCTTGCGGGCACAGTTTGACAGTAGGCCTGACAACATCTGGACGTGTTTTTACAATGGGAAGCACTGTTTATGGTCAGCTTGGGAATCCCCAGTCCGATGGAAAACTGCCGTGTTTGGTTGAAGACAAGTTTGCAGGAGAATCTGTTGAAGAAATTGCATGTGGAGCTTATCATGTTGCTGTTTTAACATCCAAAAATGAAGTTTTCACTTGGGGAAAGGGTGCAAATGGGAGATTGGGTCATGGAGATGTTGAAGATCGAAAATCACCTACTTTAGTTGAAGCCTTGAAAGATAGACATGTGAAATATATTGCATGTGGTTCAAACTACTCTTCTGCCATATGCCTTCATAAGTGGGTATCTGGTGCTGAGCAGTCTCAGTGCTCTGCTTGTAGACAGGCATTTGGGTTCACTAGAAAGAGGCACAACTGTTATAATTGTGGACTTGTGCACTGCCATTCATGTAGTTCTAGGAAAGCATTAAGAGCTGCCCTGGCTCCTAATCCTGGGAAGCCATATCGTGTTTGTGATTCTTGTTTTGTAAAATTGAACAAGGTTGCAGAATTGGGCAACAATAATCGGAGGAATGCTATGCCTCGTTTGTCAGGTGAAAACAAGGACAGATTAGAGAAGCCTGAGCTAAGATTGACCAAGACAGCAGTCCCTTCTAATATGGATTTGATAAAGCAACTTGATAGTAAGGCAGCTAAACAGGGGAAGAAGGCTGATACATTCTCTCTGGTTCGCACCTCTCAACCACAGTCTTTGCTACAGCTCAAAGATGTTGTCTTGTCTACTGCTATCGATTTGAAGCGAACAGCTCCAAGACCTGTTCTGACATCATCTGGAGTGAGTTCCAGGTCTGTGTCCCCTTTCTCTAGAAGACCAAGCCCCCCTCGTTCAGctacacctattccaacaacaTCGGGACTTTCCTTCTCTAAAAGTATTACTGATAGTTTGAAGAAAACAAATGAACTTTTGAATCAGGAAGTGTTGAAGTTACGCGGTCAG GTTGAGACCCTGAGACAGAGATGCGAACTGCAAGAATTGGAGCTTCAAAGGTCAACAAAAAAAGCTCAGGAAGCTATGGCAGTGGCTGCAGAGGAATCCGCGAAATCTAAGGCTGCAAAAGAAGTTATAAAGTCACTTACAGCACAG ctcaaaaatctGTCTGAGAGGCTTCCTCCCGGTGCTTATGATGCTGAAAACATCAGACCAGCTTACCTGCCAAATGGTTTGGAGCCAAATGGCATCCGCTATCCAGACTTAAATGGTGAACACCACACCAGGGCAGAGTCAATCAGTGGCTCTAGTTTGGCTTCCATAGGACTTGAATCATCCCTGATGAATAGAACCGATGGCACTTTGCCTGGAAGCTATGGAGCTAATCATTACCAGCAAAACCGGGGATCTGTGACCTCTAATGGGACAGATGATTACCCGAACGTTAAATTGCCAAATGGCAGCGGCATGATTCAGCCAAGCAGCAGTACTGTGTCAGATACGGTTGATGGTGGTAGGGATTCTGGAGATTTCCAAGATGATGAGAGTGGTTTGAGATCAAGGAACGCCATAGTGCCTGCTAATAGTAATCAAGTTGAGGCAGAATGGATTGAACAATATGAACCTGGTGTCTACATTACACTGGTTGCCTTGCGTGATGGAACAAGAGATCTGAAGCGAGTGCGGTTCAG CCGGCGAAGATTTGGAGAGCACCAAGCAGAGACTTGGTGGTCGGAGAACCGTGATAGGGTATACAAAAGGTACAATGTTTGA